The following nucleotide sequence is from Solanum dulcamara chromosome 7, daSolDulc1.2, whole genome shotgun sequence.
gaTAGAAGAATTGAGGCCCAACACAAGAAATGGCCCAAGTTTTAGAAATTTAGTTCATTAATCAAGAAGGTCCATTACCCATATACTATCTATATAGATATATCTCTATTTTGCTAGAAACTTCAAGAAGCAAAGTCTAAAatatgacttagtagtcatcttgttttctattcctagaattttcaagaaacttgGAGAAAAGAGGGGAATAAATAAGAGAGGAAAATTGGCATAGCTAGGGATTTTATCCCTTGAAATCTTGTTCCAAAAATTATCTCTTTTAGTATTCCAAGCAAGTTGAAGGCTCTAATCAACATAGAGGGATTGTTGGGACGAGAAGATTATTCATTCTTGTAAGGCACAATTCTAGTCAAGTTGAAGAACTaagtggaaaaggtaaggtttcaatcttctttaaatgttatggatggttggtatatgttgtagaatGAATAAATGGATGAAGTATATGAAAATAAGTGTGTTGGTGTTGGCCATGTATGTATGATGTTGTGTAGAGAGAATGGattaattttatgtagtatgtggttgttgttgtaaggtatagaaatggatgaaaaattcatgaaaataggCATGTAGTTGTGTGGCCAAATATGGGGGTGGTTTGACAAGTTATGGTGAATTGATTCTACTTagtgttttagttgttgttatggattctatgttgctaataaaagcttaaggatccttataaagttgtagtagttggagacttgttttagaagttgtaaatttaaaataatgttcttgcatatttggaagctaatgttgttagtatgatgtggttagtgtgtaaattattgggttgtcgtaattgaatttgaaagaagggattagattgttattgttcttattagaGTTGAAAGGTCTTGGAGGAAGTAGTATATTGatttggtattgttgttggtaatTTGATCGAGTTGAATTCTCGgattgttgttgataaaattggccgagttagattctcggggatggtgtatttacaggggaAGTGCTGTCGAAATTTCGGTAGATAAAATGTTAGTTTGGGATGACATTCTTGGATATCTATAGCTAATGTTTGCATTCGTTAaccttgttatagattttgggaagGCTAAGAATTAAGTGGGATTGACTAAGGAAGcgaacaaggtatgtaaggtttactcttctttctcttggcatgttttgacataaatgtatagagctactctttcttttggcatgagttttatgaaataagtatatgtcattttatacaatttcaaggaagtcctattcgtagagccactaggatggccaattttcttgagtttccaaaggatattttctcgtgcttagatacgtgtatatgatttcaaaagttttattttgatataatccatggtaattttcaaaaggtacttgacatgactcttatcttatttttgaataatagctcatttcgATTATTCTATGAGTCTTGAAAAAtggtcctatgtgcatatgtatacgatttggctCCTTacgagattgtgaccttattctacgttctcttaatattatccttcgttgatagtctcatcttataataattgttccttcaaggtgagacaaagcaaccatggttagtctataatacaatcggaggttactgaccttccgtcactccgatagatacatgactttcgttgagctctcctgcatgctgtctatatgtatatgtatatgtatataggggaTATGGGGAAGGTtcatatgtggcgctatagacgcattgcCACCTGGTCAGTTGGcataattttcatcctggacgcgAGATGTTcggacgcgggacatatgtgggagatatgacatgttctattttctatgtatatgaaaaagaaatgtttttaaagaagagacaagcatgcatggcatccggcctaaaaggcactcatatgtacaggttactctcttatctcattatatgttctatgattctatgatatggttgttcataccttatgttctttattatgctgatttttatgccttacatactcggtacattactcgtactgacgtCCCTTCTTGTGGACGCTGCGTTTTATGCCATGTAGGTAGGCAGGCAAACGAGTTCGGTCCCTAGGAGCTCCACCAGCAGTACACTGAGAGCGCTCCAGTTATTTCGGAGCTTCACTTTCTTGGTACTacttttgtgtatatatttgggcACGATAGAAATCGGCCCTCCCTATGATCATATGTATCTTGTTTAGAGGCTCGTAGACATATATGTACAACTAGATGTTTTGCACCTTTGTCCGTCGCTGTGTAATATGTTAGTAAAATTTGTGGACACATGGTTATAATTATGTTGTTAACAAAAGTATCACTCATTCGGCCCACTCAGTAGTAAGAATAGGATGCGTTATAGTACGTGCTCGTAATAACACTTTCGGGTACCCGTCGCGGCCctagttgggtcgtgacacctaaCCCTACCCTAGGaatattttccaccattagtttccAGTtcaaccctcccccaatgattactaACCTTAGTTTCGAGGTTATAGgaatcaaatgatgaatttggggagtaaaattcttaccttaagcgtggaaatccTTGGGAAATTAATGAAAATTGCCCTAGGTCGCCTCCTAAAGTCTTGGAAACTATTTTTGCAGAAAAGACCATTTCTGGAGTTTTTCCCCCGACTTAAGTCACGACTGTCCCACTCTGACGAGATAGATCCCGTTCTGGCAGGTTGCACGGAAACAGAGAGCTCAGAGTTTGAGCtccaagcctccatttcacAACGCACACCTTTCTCAAAACGTATCAAAATATACCATTCACGTCAAATTCGATTTCGAGAGTTTTATCGCCCGAATGTGATTGCATAATACCGTAAATGCTCTGTATCACCTTAGCTATCAGCTTATCCAAATAAATCAGAGATTCGATCTCCCACTATTCGCATGATCACCATAGACTTCacttgactcagaattcgttcaagtttggcctaggctaagtttttttgaagttttctggcccgaaatccttccccattaGCCTATTTCTAATAACGGGGATAGGTCGTTACACAAATCTCTAGTTTTTACACCATTAAtttttatgcttagcgatagttatttCTATCATAGAAATCTCCGAGAAGATACTTAAAGTTGGTCATTGGAGATAGAGTTTTTGGGAGCTTTAAGAACAATCACATTTGcataggcatctatattttgtaatagtgttgggacatgtatatgatccatgggttatacatttatatgtaattttgaAGGTAGTTTGAAGTGACACCATGGTTTGTAACTTAAATTTGGTGTcatgttttattattttgggtGTGTGAATTCAAGTCTTGTAATGTACTAAATTTACTGTTTGTTTTGGATGTTTGTACAAAGCATGAACTACTGAACTTTGATACTCAGAAGTTTGGTATTAATTTACAACGTGAACTTGTAATAGTATAGAATAATGCATGAAATCTTGTAATCcacttatttattttgaaaggtAATTCTTCCATAAATTGAAGCTCTTACTTTGTTTAAATTTAAGGTcaaatgaatttttaatttttatacttttaaCTATTTTGAACTGGCCTAATTTCACTACTAAGTTATAATTAATAAGTCTTATGTAAAACTAATTTTAAATGTcacaaatattatattattttttaaaaaaaaatgacatccTTACAAAAAAGTCGCTACACactcattataaaataatacaaaaatagctAATATCAATATCTAATTTCAACAtaatcaatttcatcataacttgtattttaATGAAGCAATCCGTTATAGGGTTATTTTAGATCTTGTTATTGTTATGTACAGTCAAAGATAATGTGGGAACCTACATGATCTGCATTCTGCAACATAAAGATAAGTAGTCCGTGATAAAGACTTTGGTTGGTGGTCAATATCCTTATTATATTATTAGTATTTAAATTGtctttatcatttttaattatttttgcaaCATAAATAATAACATGGATATGTACCAACATTGAGCAACAATGGACGAAACATCATTAGACGGGAAAAAGTTTCCCCTTAGGAGACTATGGATGTGATCATGCCACTCATAGGAAACGCAAATCAAgccaacttaaaatattttttccgttttattttatgtgtcaTTTTTAATTTGGCATGatgttttaaaataaagaaattatttttaaaatttgtgatctaaaataaattttttaatatttataaaattgtaaattatttatttaatgataaaaggtaattttaaaattaaattaaattatttttaattataataaaatgataatttttttttgaatggaTTAAAAAAAAGATCGCATAAAAAGGAACAGAAGAAATAGGTGGTTATTCTGTTTATCTGAATATATTTTTACCTAGAATAATGTGTTTTTGTGTTTAAATGATATATTATTGGAAATAAAATTGAAGGGTTAAAATGGAGTATTGTTGAGATGGAGTATCAAaaagaaattgagggaaaatTCAAGGGTCTTTAAGTGTATTTAGCCTAATTTATTTGTGGTAGTTCtgttttaatatgttttttggaaaaacaatatttttttatattaacatATCACTAtatatttaagatcataaaaaatatacattaaaaaaatatcacacatatttttaatctaaaaaacttatttttcttACAATGTGTATTCATTAAATTAAGatttatacataaaagaaaaaattacttaaatacatatcttattttatcataatctctAAAGTTTCCtgccatttaaaaaaaattcaaaaatctatcACTCCCCTCTTGCAGATATTATATCCCTCCACACTCTGATACATTTCTTCTATCTAGATGCCCTATCCcctttctgatacatcaatCTTCTAGATGTTCGAATATGTGCTAATTTATCCAGAATTTAATGATATATCCgaaattgataaattttaagaattttttataatttaaaaaaaatatatatataattatctcTTAGATTCATGTAAATTGCACTAAATAAAATATGGTGGGAAAACCACTAACCGCTCACTTAGGGCTTTCTTCGTGTTAGAACACACGCAAATTAGTTACTATATTACTTGACCgacatataaataataaatagtttattttacttattcaatttaaaattggaaaatttaaaaagttctattataattttttctatttttaatattaaataattatataaaataataataattaaatttagaatttaaaatatcattaataatattaattttgggGGGATGTTAAAGTCAAGATGGACTTGAATGAAGGAGAGAGAGTATATTGTTTCACAACAACCAATCCAAACGAAAGCAAAGATGGCGTGTTGCATCTCAATCCTACTAAAAATACTCCATGTGGTGTATTTCTGGCCGCCcttatttttgtttgttattatttggaaaaattacgtggtatagtaaattttattattatattaagtatttagaatataatttaaaataattatggctcgtagtaaatatatttatgcGGTATGGCAAATCTTGTTGTcagatatataatatatatgtatatcagttatcattatataatttttctgacaaatatatatatacaattcgacaaatatatatatacaattcgacaaatatacatatacaattcgtcTCTCTCCTTCCTCTCTAGATATCACTCGCCACTCTCCTCCCTCTCTAGATAtcactcgcctctctcctccctctctagATATCACTCActtctctcctccctctctcgatctcgcttgcttctctcattctctctcaatctcgtttgtcaaatatacaaatacatatgtataccagttatatatatatacaattttttttgtcaaatatacatatacatatacaattcgacagatatacatatacaattcgcctcTCGCTCgtctctctcttcctctctctcaatctcgcttgccatatatacatacatacatatatatatatatatttcagtATTCGTATATTTCGATATATAAATAATTCGTGGATAtagtatttgtataattcgctataacttttgtataatttgctacaatatttgtataatgataaaatttatatttgtcattataaataattagaaaaaCTATATCCATATGAAGTAATTATGCTTAAAAAATTTGTCAAATTTGAAaattctcttaattattttgaattatttatgaTTTGTCCTTGTATAGTATAATAACTTTACTACTTTTCGTACTAGTTGGGCTATCTTACTTTTTAATGCTTTATGTACTATGAGATGAGACATAATAAATAAGTCAGAGCAAAACGCGGAGAACTGTTATACTAGTTGGAGTAAATGGAAGCACCATTGCTCTCCGCCGAACACCACCACCAGCTCATTGGGCTTGACGGTGATTATCGACCCGTTAATGGCCTGAAACAATGGTTGGTTATCTTTTGGATTGAGACAGTGAAGCTATGGGAGATTGGAGGTCCAATTGCTTTCAATATTCTTTGTCAATACGGGATCTACTCCATTACGGTTGCTTTCTGTGGTCATCTTGGTGCTGTTCAGCTCTCTGCTGTTTCTGTTGCTCAAAATGTCATTGGAACTTTCTCTTTCGGCTTCATGGTTCGTATTCTCTGTTCCTCCTTATTAATCTGCGTTTTTGGACatgaaaatcaaatattttttactttatttggtATTTTTGAAGTTGGAGTTGTGTTTCTTGTACTTTTTGCAATGAATATTTGGAATTTTAATGTCCTCTTTCAAAAATATGGTTTATATGCCAATTTttaaaaactaacaaaatcacaCAACTTGACTAGTTCAACTTAAAACATACAATCAAATTTGCTTTAAAAAGTAATAATCTTATGGATTGACACTCAGCTACTACTACTGTGTTTGgttataatttttggaaataatATTTGGATGTTTTTCAAATTCCAAACAACTTCGTGTTGTATTTGAAATTTCATTGCCAAACATTGATAgtcaaataaagtgaaaaaatttctgaaaaaaaaaGTGGAAAATTCTCATGGCCAAACGTGTATCTGTAATTTTTAGTTTCTTATTTGGGTATTTGTTGTAAACTTTGTGTAGTTGGGCATGGGGAGTGCTCTGGAGACTCTGTGTGGACAGGCATTTGGTGCTGGGCAAATACATATGCTTGGGATTTACACACAGCGGTCCATGGTTATTCTATTATTTAGTTCATTCCTTCTGTTgccaatttatatttttgcaaCTCCGGTACTTAAGCTTTTAGGCCAAGAACATGATATGGCTGTTCTTGCTGGGAAATTTGCCCTGTTGTCAATCCCCGAGTTGTTTTCGTTGGCGGTCACTATTCCCACCTCGAAATTTCTGCAAGCACAGAGTAAAGTGAGTGTGCTGGCTTGTATTGGTTTTGTGGTTCTTTTACTACATGCACTTCTGCTATGGTTGTTCATATATGTATTCAACTTGGGTATAAATGGGGCTGCGTTAGTATTTAATATTACAGGTTGGGCCAATGCAATAGCTCAATCTGTCTACGTGGTAGTTTGGTGTAAGGATGGATGGACGGGATGGTCTTTGTCGGCATTGAATGACATTTGGGCATTTGTTAGACTCTCGATTTCCTCGGCTGTTATGTTATGCCTTGAAATATGGTACATGATGAGTATTATAGTCCTCACGGGACATCTCAAGGATGCAGTTATTGCTGTTGGATCCCTCTCTATTTGGTGAGTTTTctgtctttcttttttcttttcttttataatgGCAGTGTCCAACCAGCTTGCGTGCAGCTCACCTATTTCACCAGAAGGGTAGAACCTATTGTCTCTCATTAACACATGTACAAAGAACTCTGTCTATCAAGACTTAGCGAGATAACAAAAGAATCATTTTGCGTttgattattgttgttctttttCATGTGTAATTAACAATTTTAGGACGGGATAATTAGCTGGACAATGCTTAAGCTCGTTAAAAATCATTTACTGACAGTGAAGCTACAACTTTGTCAAGATTCACGTTACTTAGAGTACTGAATTCTAAGCTAAACTGTGTAATTGATTGAATTTGTCAATTAAATTGTCATGTGCAAAGTTTGAGGTTTTATGCATAggttttgatgagatgaaatGTCGTAAGCTCCTTTATCAAACATGTATcaatatttccttttttttctttctgtttGTCTTTCAGCATGAATGTTGATGGGTGGGAAGCAATGTTGTTCATTGGAATCAATGCTGCCATAAGGTAATTAGCCTGATTGCTTGTAGAAAAATGTACTCCGTATGTTTTTGGGTTTGTTTTAATGCATCGTTGCTCTCTCAGCATTCGAGTCTCAAATGAGCTTGGGCTAGGGCATCCCAGGGCTACCAAATATAGTGTATATATCACATTGTTTCAATCACTCCTCATTGGGATACTCTGCATGATACTAGTACTGGCAGTAAGAAATCATCTGGCCATTCTTTTCACAAACAGCAAGGATTTGCAACGAGACGTTGCTGGCCTTGCTTGGCTTCTCGGAATAACCATGCTTCTTAATAGTGTTCAGCCTGTAATATCAGGTGTtgcttttatttcatttttactGTTTCTATGGTTAAAAGTGTCTTCGTCTTTGTGGTCCTTATCGTGGCAAATATTTTGCAGGTGTTGCTATTGGAGGTGGATGGCAAGGTTTAGTGGCTTGTATCAATTTGGGATCTTACTATGTTTTTGGTATACCTCTAGGATATATGCTTGGTTATGTCGTTAACTTTGGAGTCGTGGTAAGTTTAATCTCACTGTGTATTTGTAAGCATCTTTTTATAGGAAACTACTGGTGATGAATAGGAAACACTTCGTTTTAGTATCTCATAACTTTTTTGAACCTAAAAAAGTTTTGACAGAAATTTAATTTATCCAAATTTTGGATTTTATCGTGCAGGGTCTGTGGGGAGGAATGATAGCAGGACTTGCTTTGCAGACACTACTACTCTCATTTGTACTCTATAGAATTGATTGGAATAAAGAGGTAAGTGAAACAGTTGATGATTTTTGTACAATTAAACTCCAAAACAAATTAATTTGTCATTCTTTGTTGGAATTAGTTGGCCCTCCTCTGTAACCTGATTATCCTATAGACGACgtaaggttttttttttccatgttcaaattttgtttgaatgTCATTGCACAATACTGCTGAATTTTATGTTCCTCctcttttctttgaaaattacaGATGAAGCAATACTAGTTAAATACTTAGTTCGTTACAGATTTTTTTTGAATCTTTCCTTTCAATATGATTTAGTCATGTGTAATAATAAGAAAGTGAAATGCAGGTTGAGCAGTCTGCAGCGCGCCTACGCAAGTGGGGAGGTCAAGACTTTGAAGCTGAGAAAACTCTTATTTCAGAGTCTACGAAGGACTTACCATAAGAGTATGAAGAGTCTTCATCTTTGTGTTTTTTAACCACTTAATGATTTTGGGTAGAAATCTACATGTAGTGAATGAAGTGGAGCCTAAATCCATGTCAGATGCCACGGTGGATGACAGCAAGTTATGAGGTGTACACGGGTAAAATACGGATCAAAAGGTTAACGGATTTTGTAGCGTGACCAGGCTAAAAGATACTCTTAACATTGTGAGTTGGGAACTGTTAGTTTTAATAGAAACATAGCTGTAATTTAGAAGATTAGGCTATGAGATGTTTGTTTGTTGTGCTCTTTCTCCTTTCTTGTTCTGTTGCTTTCCCACTCTCTTGCTTGTAGTTCAGCTTATCAGTGAATGATATAAGTCCTTTTAAGCCCAATTTCTCTGTTCTCTCTTTGTGAATGATATATGATGTCAATTCACAGCTTGGTTAGGgaataaattatctcaaaaagatAAATATGTGAAGGACTGGAACAACAATCAAAGCTACTCTTATCTAAAGAAAAAACTACTCGAAAAtctaaattgaacttttcttttAATCCTGAGACACTAATCAAGTGTTATGAAGAGACTGTTGTATAGTTTACGTAAAAGTTTGTGAGATTAGGTCATTGTGGTCATTAGGGGTGTATATAGGAAATCAATAAATCACATCAAATTGAAACAAAAGAATTCAATTAATGGTTTGGTTAGACTTGATTTGATATAGGGATCAAGATTTTATCATAATTAGTTTGATTTATTAACTAAAGAAAGGTAACGAACCAAATCAATCCGACATTACATgtatttaacttttaaaaacaTTTGTTGtcatgtaatttataaatatttttttaaaaaaaattcatagcttctattttttaaacatattatttcaagttcagacttaaaattttaaatttccaaTAAGTTTTATAGCCCACAAATATTAGTAACTCAAATaaattccaaaataaaatcaaatcattATTAATGTTGATAAATGAAGTCAATTCAACACTAGAAATGACAATAATAATGAATATCTATTTTTTAGCTTTGCAATGATTTAGATCGTtaaaatacatatcataatctttttgTTTAATGGGTAGgcatattattaatatttattagatTTATCTTAGcatgatttaatatttttaaattatgatcattttcattatcgcttattaatttataaaatttgttttatgcgaatttttttgttgtttttgttgttgaatTGTAGTATCATCAGTCATCTCacattttatgttattttcttaagaaatgTCTTCAATTGTATTTTATTAGGACTagagaaatatttaaaatataagttaattatatatttgtatgAAGACTTtacaaataaacaaaaaaagtaGAGAAAATTCGAGGTTGAAAAATTGGATTATTTAAAATACACTCCAAATTAAAACTTTCTTAAAGACTGTGTTAGGTCAACATTGATAAGTAATATGAAGCAGAAAGAGTATCTCTTCAATAATTGTGTTTAGGAATGTTTGGTATGGCGGATAACATTTTCTGTAaaaatgttttataatatttttgtgttTGGTTGGATAAAAATTTTGGACAGAATTTTCTCTAGCAAAACAATTTccttaaaaataagaaaatataatctTCTTAATTAAAGTAGGAAAAAAAATGTTTCATAAATGACATTTTACGTTTATTATATCCTCCTCATTCACGCAACGTCCCTCTCTTCCCCCTTCCACACCTATATTGTTTATCTAAATcacatataaatatttttgaaataattttttttacctacttatcaaacactagaaaatattttttttctaaacattttcatgaaaaatatctCCACCGCACCAAACACATAGTACTTTCACTTTTACtttgtttcaatttttaaatttactcATAATTAGATAATatgtttttatataattaaaaactCATATGATATTACTAATTAAGAGTAACTTAATGAAAACACCCTTTACTTTTTTATGAGTAAATTTCTTGAGAAATATGTCCAAACTAAAAATTTATTTCGATGAatttatgacttatgatttataAGTAGGAGCGTTTATAGTTTGGATAAATATTGATTCAAATAAAACAATTGAAAACAAATCGATTTTATTTGtgtttaatttgatttggtttaatatttttaaaactcgATAAAAGTTGGTTGGGTCTTCATTTTgttcaaaaaatgaagaaataacttaATCTAACgtataaattatatacatattaaaatttattttttataattacatatatataatatattaatttttcatgAACAATTTTAAGTATcttataagtatattatttcatcaaaatatttataatttaaggGGGATTAATGGAATCAATTTGGGGGCAAATCCAATTGTTGGCACTTTccattttaatttcattttctcCACCGTCAATAAAGACTTGACTGGAATGGAAAAAAGTATAGGAAAACTTACTCCAGATATGTATTTAAGGCCCTATAGTACATTATATAAATCTACTAATTAGAAATTACTAATACAACAACTTAATATGTGTCACGATCCGATTCTTCagatcatgatggcacctactataacccatcagTAGGTAAGCCGATTCGTCAACCCGAAACTTCAATTAATGGGTTTGAAgacagaaactaaacaagagtagcgaattatataaataagcagaaagaataagcggaagtaaaccaaaacatgatacaaacaactaaagatccctcccaaaatctggaagtcacaagtacagagctgttacaaaataaaagacgagtacaagtcccgaaagtggaccgaaaatatatacaacaactagcTAGTCTCAAAGGGAAAAAGGTGGGTCATCCATACTAAAAGAGacagaaatgatccaaaaactccaagtgctcaccctagtctccgaatctaACTACAATAGGATCGATCTATCTACGGCGGTAGCTgatgctcggtcctgcatcacgaaagttgatgcagagtgtagtatgagtacccaAACAACAAGTACCCAGtgggcatcataggccgactgaacagaaaaggtgaaaacaatatgaaaaagaggaataagcctaataggaatcaacataagcatctaaagtgaaaagagtactatctacgagaacTACAGCTGACAATATCCAACTGGCCCCCATAAACCCAGtagggacactcgtgcgcaagttaaataaaaatctggaCGAACCCTCATAAACCCgtcgagtacacagaatagctacaactaccaatgCTAGGAACAAAGAATCTACGACGTCAGAAACCGAAGaaatatatcatttccaaacccaaaatctccaagagtcaacgaACAAGGGGTGCCTTAGGGGTTGAGGACGGAACTGGGACCTAGATGCTCGCCTGAATGTCCAACGCGGCCAAGGTCGGGACTGGGTGCACGGATGCTCGTCATAATACATCGgtacggtcgaggccgggactgaaTATCCGGATGTttgccataatacatcggtACGATCGAGGCTGGGAATGgatacccagatgctcgccgtaacgcatcggtatgatcgaggccaggactgggtacccgaatgctcgtcatactagcaagccggcaGAGGCTGGGGCTAGGTACctggatgctccccgataactCATAACGGAGGTCGAAACTGGGTACCtagatgctcacagataatttattcTATGGTTCCGAATATTCTCTTTTCCAACTAGACAACAACAGTACCAAGAATCTCCTCCCCAATGCgtcaactgatatgccgccaGAACTTGAA
It contains:
- the LOC129896058 gene encoding protein DETOXIFICATION 35-like yields the protein MEAPLLSAEHHHQLIGLDGDYRPVNGLKQWLVIFWIETVKLWEIGGPIAFNILCQYGIYSITVAFCGHLGAVQLSAVSVAQNVIGTFSFGFMLGMGSALETLCGQAFGAGQIHMLGIYTQRSMVILLFSSFLLLPIYIFATPVLKLLGQEHDMAVLAGKFALLSIPELFSLAVTIPTSKFLQAQSKVSVLACIGFVVLLLHALLLWLFIYVFNLGINGAALVFNITGWANAIAQSVYVVVWCKDGWTGWSLSALNDIWAFVRLSISSAVMLCLEIWYMMSIIVLTGHLKDAVIAVGSLSICMNVDGWEAMLFIGINAAISIRVSNELGLGHPRATKYSVYITLFQSLLIGILCMILVLAVRNHLAILFTNSKDLQRDVAGLAWLLGITMLLNSVQPVISGVAIGGGWQGLVACINLGSYYVFGIPLGYMLGYVVNFGVVGLWGGMIAGLALQTLLLSFVLYRIDWNKEVEQSAARLRKWGGQDFEAEKTLISESTKDLP